A genomic segment from Flavobacterium sp. 9R encodes:
- the aroA gene encoding 3-phosphoshikimate 1-carboxyvinyltransferase: MNLQIHSAISTLNATISITGSKSETNRLLLLQALYPNLVLTNTSNSDDSEVMTKALQNTQFSGADSQLIDIHHAGTAMRFLTAFFAVSEGKEVILTGSQRMTERPIKVLVEALQQLGAQIAYEKEVGFPPIRIKGQKITQSKVSIPANVSSQYISALLLVAPKLENGIELTLVGEITSVPYIKMTLALLNEIGVETKFEENVITVKPLTTNSKQQTLTVESDWSSASYFFSLAALSNEATIVLNSYKESSLQGDSALVEIYAKMGVEARFEANQLTLVKQPNFDYQSVTFDLNNTPDIAQTIVVTCLGLGIGCHLTGLHTLKIKETDRLEALRIELTKLGAAITVTNDSLTLEPSKSILPNIAIDTYNDHRMAMAFAPLALRVPIIINNAEVVSKSYPDFWTDLTTLGFQSAEV; this comes from the coding sequence ATGAATTTACAAATACATTCTGCAATTTCAACTCTCAATGCTACTATTTCAATCACAGGTTCCAAAAGCGAAACCAATAGATTGTTATTGTTGCAGGCATTATATCCCAATCTTGTTTTGACGAATACTTCGAATTCTGATGATTCAGAAGTGATGACCAAAGCCTTGCAGAATACTCAGTTTTCGGGTGCTGATTCCCAACTTATAGATATTCATCACGCAGGAACTGCAATGCGTTTCTTAACGGCTTTTTTTGCAGTAAGCGAAGGAAAAGAAGTGATTTTGACAGGCTCTCAGCGTATGACGGAGCGCCCTATAAAAGTATTGGTTGAAGCATTGCAGCAATTAGGTGCTCAGATAGCTTACGAGAAAGAAGTAGGATTCCCACCTATCCGAATCAAAGGGCAAAAAATAACCCAATCCAAAGTTAGTATTCCTGCCAATGTGAGTAGCCAATACATTTCGGCACTTTTACTAGTAGCTCCAAAACTAGAAAACGGAATCGAATTGACATTGGTTGGCGAAATTACTTCTGTTCCTTATATCAAAATGACCTTGGCTTTGCTGAATGAAATTGGTGTCGAAACTAAATTCGAAGAAAATGTCATCACAGTTAAACCATTAACAACAAACTCAAAACAACAAACGCTAACAGTCGAATCCGATTGGAGTTCTGCGTCTTACTTTTTCAGTTTGGCAGCTTTGTCGAACGAAGCTACTATCGTATTGAATAGCTATAAAGAATCAAGTTTGCAAGGCGATTCGGCTTTAGTTGAAATCTACGCCAAAATGGGAGTCGAAGCTCGTTTTGAAGCAAACCAACTGACCTTAGTGAAACAACCTAATTTCGATTATCAATCGGTTACTTTTGATTTGAATAATACACCAGATATTGCGCAAACCATTGTAGTTACTTGTTTGGGACTTGGTATAGGTTGTCATTTAACTGGACTACATACCCTAAAAATCAAAGAAACCGACCGTTTGGAAGCGCTACGAATTGAACTAACAAAATTAGGCGCAGCCATTACTGTTACTAATGATAGTTTGACTTTAGAACCTTCTAAATCCATTTTGCCTAATATCGCCATAGATACCTATAACGACCATCGTATGGCTATGGCTTTCGCTCCTTTAGCCTTGCGCGTTCCTATTATCATAAACAATGCTGAGGTGGTTTCTAAATCGTATCCAGATTTCTGGACAGATTTAACAACTCTTGGATTTCAATCTGCTGAGGTCTAA
- the queA gene encoding tRNA preQ1(34) S-adenosylmethionine ribosyltransferase-isomerase QueA: MKLSHFNFNLPKELLAEFPAENRDESRLMVIDRKKQTIEHRMFKDVIDYFDDGDVLILNNTKVFPARLYGNKEKTGARIEVFLLRELNAEQRLWDVLVDPARKIRIGNKLYFGDDDSLVAEVIDNTTSRGRTLRFLYDGSYEEFRNKLTELGETPIPKYINREVTPEDADRYQTIYAKEEGAVAAPTAGLHFSKHLLKRLEIKGAKFAEVTLHVGLGTFNPVEVEDLSKHKMDSEELKITQEACDIVNEAKANKKRICAVGTTSMRAIESSVSSQNTLNPYDGWTNKFIFPPHDFSIATCMITNFHTPKSTLLMMISAFCGHDLMRKAYDEAIKEGYKFYSYGDAMLIL, encoded by the coding sequence ATGAAATTATCCCACTTTAACTTCAATTTACCCAAAGAACTTTTAGCCGAATTTCCTGCAGAAAATAGAGACGAATCTCGTTTAATGGTAATCGATAGAAAAAAACAAACCATCGAGCACAGAATGTTCAAAGACGTAATTGATTATTTTGATGATGGCGATGTTTTAATCTTAAACAATACCAAAGTTTTCCCTGCTCGTTTGTACGGAAATAAAGAAAAAACGGGAGCTAGAATCGAAGTTTTCTTGTTGAGAGAATTGAATGCTGAACAAAGATTATGGGATGTATTGGTAGACCCAGCTCGTAAAATCCGTATCGGAAACAAATTGTATTTTGGTGACGACGACTCTTTAGTAGCTGAGGTGATTGACAATACAACTTCTCGTGGTAGAACCCTTCGTTTTTTATATGACGGTTCTTACGAAGAATTCAGAAATAAATTGACAGAATTGGGAGAAACACCAATCCCAAAATACATCAACAGAGAGGTAACTCCAGAAGATGCAGACCGTTACCAAACTATTTATGCTAAAGAAGAAGGAGCTGTAGCTGCACCAACAGCAGGTTTGCACTTCTCAAAACATCTTTTAAAACGTTTGGAAATCAAAGGCGCAAAATTTGCCGAAGTGACTTTACACGTAGGTTTAGGAACTTTCAATCCTGTTGAGGTAGAAGATTTATCCAAACACAAAATGGATTCTGAAGAGTTAAAAATTACTCAAGAAGCTTGTGATATTGTGAACGAAGCAAAAGCCAACAAGAAAAGAATTTGTGCTGTTGGAACTACTTCAATGCGTGCAATCGAAAGTTCAGTTTCTTCTCAAAACACTTTAAATCCTTACGATGGTTGGACCAATAAATTCATCTTTCCACCGCACGATTTCAGTATTGCTACCTGTATGATTACCAATTTTCATACGCCAAAATCAACGTTGTTAATGATGATTTCTGCTTTTTGTGGTCACGATTTAATGCGCAAAGCTTACGATGAAGCCATCAAAGAAGGATACAAATTCTACTCTTATGGAGACGCTATGTTGATTCTTTAA
- a CDS encoding DUF3857 domain-containing protein, with translation MIRKIVTLLFVLSFTIIGKAQDFQLGKVTVEELQEKRHPKDTSAVAAVLFKKGRMELMLSQKHGFMLNTIVKMKLKVYKKEGYQWGVEKIKLYATEKVKEEISFIKASTYNLVNGVVVESKMDDKATFDNRINKFWNQKNIVFPNVKEGSVIEYEYSIKTPFYKRPRDWNFQTEIPVNYSEYKTIIPEFYIYNTITKGFFSPKIDFKLKEKKATLEISSLLRIEEYKEKHTTYILENLPALRNEIYVNNVNDYCSSLIQQMASGDFKIRDEKEEAEQWNKVLQSIYDLEFAKELSQNTFFEQDIKPLIVSLSTPEEKIIAILSYVKNNIKWNGDLGYEAENGIKKAFKIKSGNIGDINILLTSMLIYAGLDANLVLSSTRENGIAAFPVTSAFDYVISSVKTPDKIFLLDASEYNSMPNILPLRVINWYGYLIVNKGNSQKINLVKSESSYKFTSMNFEIAPDGVVKGKLKQQQNNHNAMLYRDYVANENLESYIEKLEIESGKIEIKDYHRENVNELQKPIVEYFSFSGNSLCEVIHNKIYFSPMLFFALKENPFKQETREYPIEYDFPFENKYQINVRIPEGYSIESVPNPIEISIIEDIAKFKFLTKVIDNEIQISVVHQIRESVIKAQNYDLLKEYYQRIIEKQNEKIVLKKA, from the coding sequence ATGATAAGAAAAATAGTCACATTGTTATTTGTCTTGAGTTTTACAATTATTGGTAAAGCTCAAGACTTTCAATTAGGAAAAGTTACGGTTGAAGAGCTTCAAGAAAAAAGGCATCCTAAAGATACTTCTGCGGTTGCCGCAGTTTTGTTTAAAAAAGGGAGAATGGAGTTAATGCTTTCTCAAAAACACGGTTTTATGTTAAACACCATAGTTAAAATGAAACTGAAAGTTTATAAGAAAGAGGGATATCAATGGGGTGTTGAAAAAATTAAACTATATGCTACTGAAAAAGTCAAGGAGGAAATATCTTTTATAAAAGCTTCAACTTATAACCTAGTTAATGGAGTAGTTGTAGAGTCCAAAATGGATGATAAAGCCACTTTTGATAATAGAATTAATAAGTTTTGGAATCAAAAGAACATAGTTTTTCCCAATGTAAAAGAGGGTTCAGTAATCGAATACGAATACTCTATAAAAACTCCTTTTTACAAACGTCCACGTGATTGGAATTTTCAAACGGAAATACCAGTTAATTATTCAGAATACAAAACAATAATTCCAGAATTTTATATATACAATACGATAACCAAAGGTTTTTTTTCACCGAAGATTGATTTCAAATTGAAAGAGAAGAAGGCTACTTTAGAGATATCTAGTCTTCTTAGAATTGAGGAGTATAAAGAAAAACACACAACTTATATACTTGAAAATTTACCTGCTTTAAGGAATGAAATTTATGTAAATAATGTAAATGATTATTGTTCTAGTCTCATCCAGCAAATGGCCTCTGGTGATTTTAAGATTAGGGATGAAAAAGAAGAGGCTGAACAATGGAATAAAGTACTTCAGTCAATTTATGATTTGGAGTTTGCTAAAGAGTTAAGCCAAAACACTTTTTTTGAACAAGATATTAAACCTTTAATTGTTTCCCTATCCACCCCAGAGGAAAAAATAATAGCTATTTTATCATATGTAAAAAATAATATAAAGTGGAATGGTGACCTAGGTTATGAAGCAGAAAATGGCATTAAAAAAGCTTTTAAAATTAAATCTGGTAATATAGGAGATATTAATATACTGCTTACGAGTATGCTAATATATGCAGGCTTAGATGCAAACCTAGTTCTTAGTAGTACTCGTGAAAACGGAATTGCAGCTTTTCCTGTAACTTCAGCTTTTGATTATGTTATTTCTTCAGTAAAAACTCCTGACAAAATTTTTTTATTAGATGCTTCTGAATATAATAGTATGCCCAATATTTTGCCTCTTCGGGTAATAAATTGGTATGGGTATTTAATTGTAAACAAAGGGAACTCGCAAAAGATTAATTTAGTAAAAAGTGAAAGTTCTTATAAATTTACTTCAATGAATTTCGAGATAGCTCCTGATGGAGTGGTAAAAGGTAAATTAAAGCAACAGCAAAATAACCACAACGCAATGTTATATCGGGACTACGTGGCTAATGAAAACTTAGAATCGTATATAGAAAAATTAGAAATTGAAAGTGGAAAGATAGAAATTAAGGATTATCATAGAGAAAATGTAAATGAATTACAAAAGCCAATAGTAGAATATTTTTCCTTTTCTGGAAATAGTTTATGTGAAGTAATTCATAATAAAATCTACTTTAGTCCTATGTTGTTTTTTGCTTTAAAAGAAAATCCTTTTAAACAAGAAACGAGAGAGTATCCGATAGAGTATGATTTTCCATTTGAAAATAAGTATCAGATTAATGTTAGAATTCCAGAAGGATATAGTATTGAGAGTGTACCAAATCCCATTGAGATTTCAATCATTGAGGATATTGCAAAATTTAAGTTCTTAACAAAAGTTATTGATAATGAAATTCAGATTTCAGTTGTTCATCAAATAAGAGAATCAGTTATTAAGGCTCAAAATTATGATTTGCTAAAAGAATACTATCAAAGAATCATCGAAAAGCAGAACGAAAAAATAGTCTTGAAAAAGGCTTAG
- a CDS encoding nucleotide pyrophosphohydrolase, with amino-acid sequence MNLKNAQLDVDNWIKEHGVRYFNELTNLAQLTEEVGEVARIIARRYGEQSEKESDKNKDLGEELADVVFVVLCLANQTGIDLQAAFDKKMDLKSVRDKNRHKNNEKLK; translated from the coding sequence ATGAACTTGAAAAATGCGCAACTAGACGTAGATAACTGGATTAAAGAACATGGTGTTCGTTATTTTAACGAATTGACGAATTTGGCTCAGCTAACTGAAGAAGTAGGCGAGGTAGCCCGAATCATTGCTCGCCGTTATGGAGAACAGTCCGAGAAAGAAAGCGATAAAAACAAAGACTTAGGCGAAGAATTGGCCGATGTTGTTTTTGTTGTATTGTGTTTGGCCAATCAAACAGGAATTGATTTGCAAGCCGCTTTTGATAAAAAAATGGATTTGAAATCTGTTCGAGATAAAAATCGTCACAAAAACAACGAAAAACTAAAATAA
- the kynU gene encoding kynureninase codes for MNFKNTLEFAQQLDAQDSLRSYQNEFIFPQVNNQKVIYFTGNSLGLQPKRTKTYVDEVMNDWANLAVEGHFYADKPWWDYHERFAAPLSKIVGALPSEVTVMNTLTVNLHLLMVSFYKPTAKRYKIICEEKAFPSDQYMFQSQVQFHAQNSGINANDAIVEIKRREGEHNIRIEDIISKINEVGDELALVLIGGVNYYTGQVFDIKTITAAGHKVGAKVGWDLAHAAGNIKLELHDWNVDFAAWCSYKYMNSGPGNASGCFVHQKHHNDSTLARFAGWWGHNKERRFKMEPQFDPVHGADGWQISNLPILSLAPYLASVHLFDEVGMEALIKKRDHITSYLEFILHEIDKEVDSTFEIITPSNPEERASQLSVFLHGEGRSLFDYLMKNGVITDWREPNVIRLAPVPLYTSYEDMYHFGQILKRGILEKK; via the coding sequence ATGAATTTCAAAAATACGCTCGAATTTGCACAGCAATTAGATGCACAAGATTCGTTGAGAAGCTATCAAAACGAATTTATTTTTCCGCAAGTCAATAACCAAAAAGTAATTTATTTTACTGGAAACTCTCTTGGTTTGCAACCCAAAAGAACCAAAACCTATGTTGATGAAGTAATGAACGATTGGGCCAATCTTGCTGTTGAAGGTCATTTCTATGCCGACAAACCTTGGTGGGATTACCACGAACGCTTTGCAGCACCATTAAGTAAAATTGTAGGAGCCTTACCTAGCGAAGTAACGGTGATGAATACCCTAACGGTCAATCTTCACTTGTTGATGGTTTCTTTTTATAAGCCTACGGCTAAAAGGTATAAAATCATTTGTGAAGAAAAAGCCTTTCCTTCAGACCAATATATGTTTCAGAGTCAGGTGCAATTTCACGCTCAAAACAGCGGCATTAACGCAAACGATGCCATAGTTGAAATCAAACGTAGAGAAGGAGAGCATAACATTCGTATCGAAGATATTATTAGTAAAATAAACGAAGTAGGCGATGAGTTGGCGTTGGTTTTAATCGGAGGAGTGAATTATTATACCGGCCAAGTTTTTGATATTAAAACCATCACTGCTGCAGGTCATAAAGTAGGAGCAAAAGTAGGATGGGACCTAGCACACGCAGCAGGAAATATCAAACTAGAACTACACGATTGGAATGTTGATTTTGCCGCTTGGTGCAGTTACAAGTATATGAACTCAGGTCCGGGAAATGCTTCGGGTTGTTTTGTACATCAAAAACATCACAACGACAGTACCTTGGCTAGATTCGCAGGCTGGTGGGGACATAACAAAGAAAGACGTTTCAAAATGGAACCTCAATTTGACCCTGTTCACGGAGCAGACGGTTGGCAAATTAGTAATTTACCTATTTTATCCTTAGCGCCTTATTTGGCTTCGGTTCATTTATTTGACGAAGTTGGGATGGAGGCATTGATTAAAAAACGTGACCATATTACTTCTTATTTAGAATTTATTTTGCACGAAATAGATAAAGAAGTAGACAGTACTTTTGAGATTATCACTCCAAGTAATCCTGAGGAACGAGCTTCGCAATTGTCTGTTTTTTTACACGGTGAAGGACGCAGTTTGTTCGATTATTTGATGAAAAATGGTGTAATCACAGATTGGAGAGAACCCAACGTTATTCGTTTAGCACCTGTTCCTTTGTATACTTCTTATGAAGATATGTACCATTTTGGACAAATCCTCAAGCGTGGTATTTTAGAGAAAAAGTAA